The following are from one region of the Ptychodera flava strain L36383 chromosome 15, AS_Pfla_20210202, whole genome shotgun sequence genome:
- the LOC139151802 gene encoding zinc finger protein 846-like, producing MMIHTDERPLVCKECGGTFKELSSLKSHMQTHSAKRTFECKECGKTFRHQCELKIHMMIHTGEKPFECKECGKTFRRQWNLKIHMMIHTGEKPFECKECGKTFSCQDYLKNHMMIHTDEKPFVCKECGKTFRRQYHLKIHMMIHTGEKPFVCKECGKKFRHQCYLKIHMMIHTGEKPFVCKECGKTFSCQKDLKNHMMIHTGEKPFACKECGKAFRRQYHLKIHMMIHTGEMPLVCKECGKTFKELSSLKSHMQTHSAKRTFECKECGKTFIYQSSLKSHMKTHSAERPFECKECGKTLNINTH from the coding sequence ATGATGATCCACACAGATGAAAGGCCATTGGTGTGCAAAGAATGTGGTGGAACATTTAAAGAGCTATCCTCACTGAAGAGTCACATGCAAACCCACTCAGCTAAAAGgacatttgaatgcaaagaatgtggtaaaacatttagaCATCAATGCGAACTGAAGATTCATATGATGATCCATACAGGTGAAAAgccatttgaatgcaaagaatgtggtaaaacatttagaCGTCAATGGAATTTGAAGATTCATATGATGATCCACACAGGTGAAAAgccatttgaatgcaaagaatgtggtaaaacatttagctGTCAAGACTATCTGAAGAATCATATGATGATCCACACagatgaaaagccatttgtgtgcaaagaatgtggtaaaacatttagaCGTCAATACCATCTGAAGATTCATATGATGATCCACACAGGTGAAAAGCCATTTgtatgcaaagaatgtggtaaaaaatTTAGACATCAATGCTATCTGAAGATTCATATGATGATCCACACAGGTGAAAAGCCATTTGtgtgcaaagaatgtggtaaaacatttagttGTCAAAAGGATCTGAAGAATCATATGATGATCCACACAGGTGAAAAGCCATTTGCATGCAAAGAATGCGGTAAAGCATTTAGACGTCAATACCATCTGAAGATTCATATGATGATCCACACAGGTGAAATGCCATTGGtgtgcaaagaatgtggtaaaacatttaaagaGCTATCCTCGCTGAAGAGTCATATGCAAACCCACTCAGCTAAAAGgacatttgaatgcaaagaatgtggtaaaacgTTTATATATCAATCCTCGCTGAAGAGTCACATGAAAACCCACTCAGCTGAAAGACCATTTGAATGCAAGGAATGTGGTAAAACTTTAAACATAAATACTCACTGA